A genome region from Streptomyces antimycoticus includes the following:
- a CDS encoding serine hydrolase domain-containing protein gives MAGELSAARGSAVTIVTRADGFDPACLEEAVSRAAGGKGFSGTVRVTRHGEPVFTRAFGMASRRWSIPNTCDTRFRVASVSKMFTAVAVLQLVERKQVRLDKALVDFVRDHMPQLDPRVTVRHALTMTAGIGDWFEEGSDDWQAEWAVLTSSHPLYLLRSNEDYLPLFADKQPHFPPGERHLYNGAGYILLGLLIEAVTGRSFEEVVADDVYARAGMSTAGFPALDDLGPDTAEGYLTTPDSPTPYRTNHYATTPGAAADGGATCTAADLTAFAHALRHGRLLNDEITRLALTPQVDEREEKVRGYRWMYGFGLTHILDNEGTIVRWGHTGEEDGVSARLYHYPQQGLDVAVLGNISWCAGDMGWAIHDALVGN, from the coding sequence ATGGCTGGTGAACTTTCTGCTGCGAGGGGGTCTGCGGTGACGATCGTGACGAGAGCTGACGGCTTCGATCCAGCTTGCCTGGAGGAGGCCGTTTCCCGAGCGGCGGGAGGGAAAGGGTTCTCCGGCACGGTCCGCGTCACGCGGCACGGGGAGCCGGTATTCACCCGCGCGTTCGGGATGGCGTCACGGCGATGGTCCATACCGAACACGTGCGACACGCGCTTCCGCGTCGCGTCGGTGTCCAAGATGTTCACAGCGGTGGCCGTCCTGCAGCTCGTCGAGCGGAAACAGGTCCGCCTGGACAAAGCACTGGTGGACTTCGTGAGAGACCACATGCCCCAGCTCGATCCGCGTGTCACGGTCCGTCACGCCCTGACGATGACAGCGGGCATCGGCGACTGGTTCGAAGAGGGCAGCGACGACTGGCAGGCCGAATGGGCTGTCCTGACCTCCTCCCACCCGCTCTACCTGCTGCGGAGCAACGAGGACTACCTGCCGCTGTTCGCCGACAAGCAACCCCACTTCCCTCCCGGGGAGCGTCATCTCTACAACGGCGCCGGCTACATCCTGCTCGGCCTGCTCATCGAAGCGGTGACCGGCCGCTCCTTCGAAGAGGTCGTCGCCGACGACGTCTACGCCCGTGCCGGAATGAGCACGGCAGGATTCCCGGCCCTGGACGACTTGGGGCCGGACACCGCCGAGGGATACCTCACCACCCCCGACAGCCCCACTCCGTACCGGACCAATCACTACGCGACCACCCCCGGGGCTGCCGCCGACGGAGGAGCCACCTGTACCGCCGCCGATCTGACGGCCTTCGCCCACGCGCTGCGCCACGGGCGGCTCCTCAACGACGAGATCACGCGCCTCGCGCTGACCCCGCAGGTCGACGAACGTGAGGAGAAGGTCCGCGGCTACAGGTGGATGTACGGCTTCGGCCTCACCCACATCCTCGACAACGAAGGAACCATCGTCCGCTGGGGCCACACCGGCGAAGAGGACGGGGTCAGCGCCCGCCTCTACCACTACCCGCAGCAGGGCCTGGACGTCGCTGTCCTCGGCAACATCAGCTGGTGCGCAGGCGACATGGGGTGGGCCATCCACGACGCCCTCGTCGGCAACTGA
- a CDS encoding phosphotransferase family protein, which produces MDEVKVVVAHSERATLRVGEVFLKVDADQARIDVEVEAMALAPVPTPEVLWRKPPVLAIAAVPGTALGRLGEPSTASPAAWATAGAAIRKLHDAPLPSWPGRAGRGLDELAADLDGECGRLVTNGVLPADLVTRNRQVADAALRPWTPVFTHGDLQITHVFVDGDEITGIIDWSEAGQGDALYDLATLTLGHEEHLGDVVVGYGADVDLDVIRAWWSLRSLLAVRWLVEHGFDPFAPGCEVDVLRSRM; this is translated from the coding sequence ATGGATGAGGTCAAGGTCGTCGTCGCCCATTCCGAGCGCGCGACCCTGCGCGTCGGCGAGGTGTTCCTGAAGGTGGACGCCGATCAGGCGCGCATCGACGTCGAAGTCGAGGCGATGGCCCTGGCACCGGTCCCGACCCCGGAGGTCCTGTGGCGTAAGCCGCCCGTGCTCGCGATCGCCGCCGTCCCGGGGACGGCGCTCGGCCGCCTCGGCGAGCCGTCGACCGCGTCGCCGGCGGCGTGGGCCACGGCGGGTGCCGCCATCCGGAAGTTGCACGACGCGCCGTTGCCGTCCTGGCCCGGCCGGGCCGGCCGGGGCCTCGACGAGCTGGCGGCGGATCTCGACGGCGAGTGCGGGCGGCTCGTGACGAACGGCGTCCTGCCCGCCGACCTGGTCACCCGCAACCGCCAGGTCGCCGATGCCGCGCTCCGGCCGTGGACTCCGGTGTTCACGCACGGCGACCTGCAGATCACTCACGTGTTCGTCGACGGCGACGAGATCACTGGCATCATCGACTGGTCCGAGGCGGGCCAGGGTGATGCCCTGTACGACCTCGCCACCTTGACGCTCGGACACGAGGAACACCTCGGCGACGTCGTCGTCGGCTATGGCGCCGACGTCGACCTCGACGTGATCCGCGCGTGGTGGTCGTTGCGAAGCCTGCTGGCGGTTCGCTGGCTGGTCGAGCACGGCTTTGACCCGTTCGCGCCGGGCTGCGAGGTCGACGTGCTGAGATCCCGCATGTGA
- a CDS encoding hemerythrin domain-containing protein, producing the protein MDDVVALLMRQHGEIRNLFDEVERSAGDDRRDAFRRLVRMLAVHETAEEEVVHPVARRSFDGGEGVVEDRLREEKQAKEKLSRLDGMDTADAGFLPSLRELRTEVMAHARAEERYEFVQLRRRTGADRLAHMAKAVKAAEAMAPTHPHPGVETAAKNILAGPVAAMIDRTRDTIRKAMGKDG; encoded by the coding sequence ATGGACGATGTGGTGGCGCTCCTGATGCGTCAGCACGGCGAGATCCGCAACCTCTTCGACGAGGTGGAGCGGTCCGCAGGTGACGACCGGCGGGACGCCTTCCGCCGCCTGGTGCGGATGCTGGCGGTCCACGAGACGGCGGAGGAGGAAGTGGTGCACCCCGTGGCACGCCGGTCCTTCGACGGCGGCGAAGGGGTGGTCGAGGACCGGCTGCGGGAAGAGAAGCAGGCCAAGGAGAAGCTCAGCCGCCTCGACGGGATGGACACCGCGGACGCCGGGTTCCTGCCCTCGCTGAGGGAACTGCGCACCGAGGTCATGGCACACGCCCGCGCCGAGGAGCGCTACGAATTCGTCCAGCTGCGGCGGCGTACCGGTGCCGATCGGCTCGCCCATATGGCCAAGGCGGTCAAGGCCGCCGAAGCCATGGCTCCCACTCATCCGCATCCGGGGGTGGAGACCGCCGCGAAGAACATCCTGGCCGGTCCGGTGGCGGCCATGATCGACCGCACCCGCGACACCATCCGCAAGGCCATGGGCAAGGACGGCTGA